CACGCCATCGACGTCTACCTGGGCTTCCTGCTTGGAGGAGCTATAGCTGTCTACCTGGTAGGGGCTAGTCCCATCAACAGTTTCCATTCACAGTGGCTTCAGTGTAGAGAAGGCCCATCTCCAGATTGTTACTATTGCAGAAATAGATTTCAACCCATGTAATGGATTCAAAGAACAACTAAAAGATATAGCTCTGTTTGCTCCTTTTTCTAGGGATTATATGCAGTTGGAAATTTCCAGCCGAGCGAGGAGGCAAGCAACAGCCCTCCGCCCATACTGCACCGACCACCGTGTTCTCTGCCCCACATAAGCCAGGAAGCcgtcctccaccacctccagatGAAAGCCAGCATGGCCGGGGAGCCCGGAATACCCACCTCCCACTCTGAGGGCCTCTTGCACCGAAGTCTTCAGCAGCAGAGGCCCGACGACAGCCTGAAGCGCTCCAGTGCAGACGCGGAAGTGATCTCCCCCCATCTTACCCATAGCAAAGATGCCATGGTGACGTTTAGCCACACCCTTCCTCGGGTGCACACCCCCCAGGCCATGGCGGCGTATGAGGAAGCGGCCAGACGTCATGCTGCCACGCTCCACCATGCCTCCATGGACTCTAGCCGCTCAAAGCAGCTTTTGTCTCAGTGGAAGAGTaagaacaacaaccacaaaTGCTCCTTGCAGGTCCCAgactccttctcctcctctgtggactCGTCGTCTGGCCAGTCCTCCCAGCATCCGCACCACCACGGCAGCATGGAGCTCCGATCCAACTCTGAGCCACTGGCGATGGGTCTGAATGGAGGCTTTGATAGTCACGCATACATGTCCAAACTGGCCACCGGTGCTAGTACGACCCTGCCTAACAACTGTAGTGGCATCACCGGAGGGGCCAGGATAGCCATGCAATCTAGACCTGGGTCTTCGCAACTGGTCCACATACCGGAGGAAGCTCATGAGAACTACAACACCAACTCCCTGAGGacaatgggaggaggaggaggacatgaagGGATGTTAACAGCAAACAGCACAGTTCAGGCTAACTGGCAaagggcagcagagaaaacCTGTAGGACTAACGACAATGGACAGAACACCCAGCCGCGAATCATGCAAGTGATTGCAATGTCCAAGCAGCAAGGCCTACTGCAGACCCATTCCAAGAGCTTAGATGAGAGCAGCATAGGCTGCAACACCATTGGGAGTTGCCAGGGCTCTGCTCGCTACAGAGTGCCGAGTGATCAAGAACCCACTTGCACCACAGGGCCCAGCTCACTGGGAAGCACCACAGGCAGTATTTCAGGGAGTACCGGAGCTATCGTCAGAGTGGAGGCCCACCCTGAAATCAACAGACCGGTGATCCAAGCCCCAGCCACAGATGGAAGCGGAACGTGGAGGTGGCGGTCCCTGGACCATGGCACTGGACCTGGTGGAGGTCCAGTGGCAGGAGGCGGAAGTCTGAAGCAGTCCTATGAGCTCAACGATTTAAACAGAGACTCCGAGAGCTCAGACTCGATACGCGACGGGTCCATTGACAGAAAGCGTGCCAATCATATTGTTACCACCACTGCCACAGTTAGCACCCAGCCCATAGTTACTGTTCACACCCAGAACACTGGCCAGTCAGAGCAGAGGGTCCATCCCCAGGGCCTCTCGACCATAAGGGTCACTCCAGGGGATGGTGGTGTTTCTggatctggaggaggaggcggaggaggaggaggaggaggaggtggagagaccGCATCAGAAACCCTTTCAGTCACCTCCAGTCGGGAGTCCACACTGCAGCGGAAAGGCAATAATATCATCCTGATCCCAGAGAGAGCCAACAGCCCCGATAATGCCCGGAATATTTTCTACAAGGGAACGTCGATGACTCCTGTTTTCAGGGACTAACCCATAAAAATAACTCGAGACTTCTGAGAAGACGTAGCTAATGATGCAACACAGGTGAATTTTCACAGAACCCTTAACGATAGTCAGTATTACCTGCCCATTGTGTTTATCATTAATAACTtcagaagaaaaaggttttattcAGCATGGgattttttgtacatttacacTAAAGCACAACCTTTTACGTGTTGTAGAAATAATCACTGTGTACCTTTGTGAGTCACTCCCAAGGAAACCTATTGTAACGTTGATGCTGTGCCAGTGCTTTGGGGGAGAAGAGAACCTTTTTCTAAACAGTTCTGTACATTTTGGATATTAGTCAtcacaaaaaagataaaaaagtgAAGTAGCACAGTAACGTAAACTGTAGCAAATTAACCCATGATAATTGTATCATTCCTATGAAAGCAGTGTTTCCTTCCCCGGGTGCTACACCAGAAAATACTATTTACTATACAGCATACTATATATAATTTGAGTAGATAaagaatgatttattttacaaagaGGGAACAACTATGATTACGATTAATAGGTGACAGAGGTATGTTTTGTactttgtctcttttctgtACAGATACCACATACTCAATACTGTTTTGAACCATAAGTGTGCTTAGCATTCCTTCTGTAGCTATGAAGTCAAATATGCTGTGACTTGCACTGAAATATGCGTTTACCGTACCTTGCATACTGTAAACCCTGACCTTATCATTACATCCTGTACTTACATTTGGATGTCCATACAAGTTTTATATctacagcacaaaaaaaacgcAAATCACaggaatattattattagttacGATCTAGACTTCAAtaacagagttgtttttttaaaccattgcTAAAGCGATGGCTGGCGGCTCTCGCTGGCTTCCTATCCAAAGCAATAGCAGCCGAGGCTCATGGGTAGTCCCCATATTAATAGccatcaaacaaaccaaatcaaCAAAGTTGAAAACAATTTAAACTGACAGCCAAACGCAAAATACCCGAGGATGAGGCTTAAGAAGCAGAATGCACTGTAAGGCGACGTGCTCACCATAGTAGCAAaaccaaacatgttttgttgtAGCCTGCATTTATAGGGCGCTACATGTAGCATTTTTTTCAACAGGAATATACAATATTGCTGACAAATTGTTATACCTCAATTGTGATCGTCGTCAAATAGAAAACCTAGTCTCAAAGTAATTTCCCGTTTGTGCCATAAAGTAACCAGCAGATTTTCTACAAAATCTCACCCAGTGTATCAAACGTCAAGGCCAGTACAGGCTGTCTGATTTTGTTTATGGATATAGTAGTTGTcgaaaaaagaatatattttacGTGAATATACATACAGCAGAAGAGGGAATGATTAAAATCTGTCGTTTTCATGTTATAATGCATATCATCAATTTGTATCTCAGTGGTTAAATAAGCACCGACTGGATATGAAGTCAATTTGATACAAAAAATCCAGGATTGGCAcctgtgaaaatataataatgccAGAGTTACTAAATGAGAACGTTTGCCAAAGCTAGAATCTTTCGTAGGTAGGAAAAGAATATTAATCATCAGATGGAGTTTTCAGTATTTGTATAGCAAGCCTGCATAATATTGTACatgatttattacatttattaacatATGCATGGTCACTTTTCTATAGTGCATAACCACAGGATTTCtatcataaatgtgtgtttattttgactGTACATCGAGTGTTTAAAagtgtgtattttatttacagaatgCGATTCATAGTGAGAGTTACATGACAATCTTTTCTATCTAAGTACTGTTGCCCTTCAGGTTACAACAGgctggttttcttttccttttttttcttaaatggaGCTGCCACTGACTGCATCATATCAAGTggaaatgcttaaaaaaactaaaaaaaaaaccccatagaaaTAAAAGGAAAGTTAGCTGAGTTTTTGCTCAAAAGctctcaaaaaagaaaatgtatttattttttaaaataacccAGGTAGATTGACtattttaaatacagatttttgcTTCATTTAAGTGGCTGTATTTGGTTTTCACCTGCACCTCAGAATAAAATCTTATACCCACGTTCCTTGCAAATAGGTATAGGGGGATGTGATGCTGTAATGGATGTTTTGGGCGGAAGGAATATGTACAGTAATTGGAACAGTACTAGATTGTGGCCTACTGACAACAATTGAGCTCTTTGACATAGTGAAATATAACATGAGATTAATTatcatttattgtgttttctttcgaTGCAAACTTACACAAATTAACATGGCTGAGGGCTTTTTTTGCTAAGATTaacaaaattatgaatttgcagattgaaaaataaatagacaaatTACAGAAAACGCACAACTGCACAAAAGCACAACAGCTCATTTTCAGTTCCATAGTAGGACCAAATTCTGAGGACATTTCATACCAGCCTTTTTCACAGTACACGTATCAAAGAAAGCTCTATATTGCCCTTTACAtacaatatatgatatatgttaaaaaaaaaaacagcctgtaTGACTTTTTTCCCTAATCATGACAAAGTTCAACTTGGCCAACGTGGTGTATATGGGAgttaaaaaataagttttattcCTTAGATTAAAGCCTTAACATTGTCCAGAGTCCCTTTCAGATGAACAGAATCCCCCACAACACCCACCCAGAGTAACATATCTAATACAAACTGTATATTggatatgaagaaaaaactcTATATATAAAGATATGACATGAGTATTtctattgttttaaaatgatttgtctGATTAAGAGTCCGTCCCCCAGGTCTGTGAAATCAAAGAGTGTAACACGGCACATGGATAGAAATGTAGATCCAGTGGGTAAAAACTGTGAATGGATGCTCTCTGCATGTGTAGCCTCTTGTGTTGTCCCtggatgaataataaatgttttttttctgatactgTGATCAGCTGTATGAATTTTATGCAGcaagttaaaaataataataatgataaaatagaaaaagtaTTGATTGCTTGAAAAAAACCTAGCATTCGCTATAGTACTCAGAGCACGTCGATCAGGGTGGATGAGGAACTGTGCAACTGTCTAAAAATGATTGGAATAAATGTTTGCTATTGAAACCAGTCGACCAATTGTCCTCTCATCCGTGTCAATGTTGTCATTTAAGACTGACAGTAATCCTGCACACAGT
This window of the Scophthalmus maximus strain ysfricsl-2021 chromosome 21, ASM2237912v1, whole genome shotgun sequence genome carries:
- the LOC118290951 gene encoding phospholipid phosphatase-related protein type 4, which translates into the protein MSARGKGTLTKDSVSLLPCFYFVELPILVSSVVSLYFLEWTDVFKPVKSGFTCHDRSLSLPYIDPNHEVIPLLMLLSLAFAGPAITIMIGEAILFCCVSRGKSGAGAEANINAAGCNFNSFIRRAVRFVGVHAFGLCATALVTDILQLMTGYPTPYFLTVCKPNYTTLNVSCEQNPYVLEDICSGADPAAINQGRKSFPSQHATLASFAAVYVSMYFNSTLTDSSKLLKPLLVFSFIICAIICGLTRIIQYKNHAIDVYLGFLLGGAIAVYLGLYAVGNFQPSEEASNSPPPILHRPPCSLPHISQEAVLHHLQMKASMAGEPGIPTSHSEGLLHRSLQQQRPDDSLKRSSADAEVISPHLTHSKDAMVTFSHTLPRVHTPQAMAAYEEAARRHAATLHHASMDSSRSKQLLSQWKSKNNNHKCSLQVPDSFSSSVDSSSGQSSQHPHHHGSMELRSNSEPLAMGLNGGFDSHAYMSKLATGASTTLPNNCSGITGGARIAMQSRPGSSQLVHIPEEAHENYNTNSLRTMGGGGGHEGMLTANSTVQANWQRAAEKTCRTNDNGQNTQPRIMQVIAMSKQQGLLQTHSKSLDESSIGCNTIGSCQGSARYRVPSDQEPTCTTGPSSLGSTTGSISGSTGAIVRVEAHPEINRPVIQAPATDGSGTWRWRSLDHGTGPGGGPVAGGGSLKQSYELNDLNRDSESSDSIRDGSIDRKRANHIVTTTATVSTQPIVTVHTQNTGQSEQRVHPQGLSTIRVTPGDGGVSGSGGGGGGGGGGGGGETASETLSVTSSRESTLQRKGNNIILIPERANSPDNARNIFYKGTSMTPVFRD